The DNA sequence CTCTCACCCTGCTCGGTTCAAACATCCATTATTGCCCGTTGAAAGTGCAAGCTGGGAAAAGTGTCAAATGTTCATTCGCAGGTTAAATGATATTTCTGGCCAGTTCTTTCGGATGCCTACAGAAGCTGAGTGGGAGTACGCTGCCCTTGGAGGATTGAATAATAACCAAACATTTACATACGCTGGAAGTAATGATATGGCAGAAATTGGGTGGTCTGTTAAAAACGCATTCAACACTACACACACGGGCAAAGAAAAGCTCCCAAATCGATTGGGAATAGTAGGAATGTCAGGAAATGTATACGAATGGTGTCAGGATTGGCATGATTTGGCATTTTTCCAAAATTGCCTTGACAATGGTAAAGTTACAAATCCAGAAGGTCCCAAAACTGGTTCAAATCGGGTAATTCACGGAGGCAGTTGGTATGGTTCTGTTAGAGGTCTCCGCGTTTCTTACCGAAGTAGTGAACACCCTGAATATGGAATTCTTGATATAGGCTTTCGAATAGTAAGGGATTAATCGATCTTTTTCGAATAGCCTTAAGAAATTCTTGTTCCTCATTAAGATTCCAGGAATTTCTTTAATAACAGACTTAATGCTAGGCATCCATCCCCCAACCACCCTTCAAGCCCTTGACGCCGATATGATCCCCATCCAAGGCGGTACCTTTTGGATGGGGAGCGATCAAGACTCGTCCTGGGGCGAATCACCCAAACATCAAGTCAAGGTTTCCGATTTTGAACTGGGCAGATATCCGGTGACCCAAGGATTGTGGCAAGAAATCATGGGAACCCAACCTGCATACTTCTCCCATCCGCATTTACCCATGGAAC is a window from the Pontibacter sp. G13 genome containing:
- a CDS encoding formylglycine-generating enzyme family protein — protein: MISTHPPTTLQALDADMIPIQGGTFWMGSDLDLSWGEAPKHKVQVSDFELSRFPICQGLWHSVMGSHPARFKHPLLPVESASWEKCQMFIRRLNDISGQFFRMPTEAEWEYAALGGLNNNQTFTYAGSNDMAEIGWSVKNAFNTTHTGKEKLPNRLGIVGMSGNVYEWCQDWHDLAFFQNCLDNGKVTNPEGPKTGSNRVIHGGSWYGSVRGLRVSYRSSEHPEYGILDIGFRIVRD